In the Alkaliphilus oremlandii OhILAs genome, one interval contains:
- a CDS encoding S-layer homology domain-containing protein, which produces MIKHRIISIMVLITILLTGTLAYGADSSDDYATGEQYGTSRGLIEGESVGKLDAQNKSNTKYEELSKRKKAWEKDFILLNRSDRYIRGFMDGFTEAFEAGYRRGYDAVREDEANSIYGANDFGIIMGRIDGYKAYRSGSRNSWERYIPSDREIRDLFELNKETLEYRNKFIEFFKEAYQSSFEAAFQVAKLGEKDYSYEQGLKAGDEYARSLAELNGKKDYLQGLSNNYQRNMPSHKEIIVMFHLSNEHSEYRDAFLTGFEYGQSTSGGISDGGYIAYYNNAYREANKLTVETPDGQGYENGGEIGRMKGEYEAIMDVTMGKLNSWSSHKKSDTIISNEYGLGFQSENYRASFILGYWDEFMKSYNETYKRLQQDTNKVKTHTEKISMDGKKNIGIFGDDKFLVDIEAGTYYNDVIVTVDNVPASYLNLNSWRYTQASGVYGLKIINPSDSFDRNKKITVKFKSYGNSEQYGIYKYHYNKWIYIPSVQEGNYLVADININNISSTGNIYAVRVDHQLPTFHDIRGHWAKNEINTYIKREVIYGYPDGTFKPDRHISRGEFVTMLSRLYDWYPPQDSSNVTKFRDYAEFGYAEKAISYATYHNIVQGYADETFKPQNPITYREVEIIMSRIIGSNFNWHYIAEKMMYEKKIYSESRNNMNHWITRAEFTFLLHELNEWQY; this is translated from the coding sequence ATGATAAAGCATAGGATCATATCTATAATGGTATTGATCACCATTTTATTAACTGGCACTTTGGCATACGGCGCCGATAGCAGCGACGATTATGCAACTGGAGAACAGTATGGAACCAGCAGAGGGCTGATAGAAGGTGAAAGTGTAGGGAAATTAGATGCTCAAAATAAATCAAATACGAAATATGAGGAGCTTTCAAAAAGAAAAAAGGCTTGGGAGAAGGATTTTATCCTTTTAAATAGAAGTGACCGGTATATTAGAGGTTTTATGGATGGTTTTACAGAAGCCTTTGAAGCAGGATATAGGAGAGGCTATGATGCTGTTAGGGAAGATGAAGCAAATTCGATTTACGGTGCAAATGATTTTGGTATAATCATGGGGAGAATTGACGGCTATAAGGCTTATCGGTCTGGCAGTAGAAATAGCTGGGAGCGGTACATTCCCAGTGATAGGGAAATTAGAGATCTTTTTGAGCTAAATAAGGAGACCTTGGAGTATCGGAATAAGTTTATAGAATTTTTTAAAGAAGCTTACCAATCTTCTTTTGAAGCTGCATTTCAGGTTGCCAAGTTAGGTGAAAAGGATTACTCCTACGAGCAAGGCTTAAAAGCAGGAGATGAATATGCTCGAAGCTTGGCTGAGCTTAACGGTAAAAAAGATTATTTGCAAGGGCTAAGCAACAACTATCAGAGAAACATGCCTTCTCATAAAGAAATTATTGTCATGTTTCATTTATCCAATGAGCATAGTGAATATCGAGATGCTTTTTTAACAGGCTTTGAGTATGGGCAGAGTACCTCGGGCGGGATAAGCGATGGAGGATACATAGCTTATTATAACAATGCCTATAGGGAAGCGAATAAATTAACTGTAGAGACACCAGATGGTCAAGGCTATGAAAATGGTGGAGAAATTGGTAGAATGAAGGGTGAATATGAAGCGATTATGGATGTTACCATGGGAAAACTCAATTCCTGGAGCAGCCATAAAAAATCAGACACCATAATTTCCAATGAATATGGGCTTGGCTTCCAATCTGAAAATTATAGGGCTTCCTTTATATTAGGTTATTGGGATGAGTTCATGAAATCTTACAATGAAACGTATAAAAGACTCCAACAGGACACAAACAAAGTAAAAACGCACACGGAAAAAATTTCGATGGATGGTAAGAAAAACATAGGAATATTCGGTGATGACAAATTTTTGGTGGATATTGAGGCCGGCACTTATTACAATGATGTTATTGTAACGGTGGACAATGTACCTGCATCCTATTTGAATCTGAATTCATGGAGATATACGCAAGCTTCTGGCGTATATGGATTAAAAATTATAAATCCATCAGACTCTTTTGATAGAAATAAGAAAATTACGGTTAAATTTAAATCTTATGGAAATAGTGAACAATACGGTATATACAAGTACCACTATAATAAATGGATCTATATTCCTTCCGTGCAGGAAGGAAACTATTTAGTAGCAGATATCAATATTAATAACATCAGTTCAACAGGAAATATTTATGCTGTTAGAGTAGATCATCAGCTGCCAACCTTTCATGACATCAGAGGACATTGGGCTAAGAATGAGATCAATACCTATATCAAAAGAGAAGTGATTTATGGTTATCCAGATGGAACATTTAAGCCGGACCGCCATATTTCAAGGGGAGAATTTGTTACTATGCTTAGCAGGTTATACGATTGGTATCCGCCACAAGACTCGTCAAATGTTACTAAATTTAGAGATTATGCAGAATTTGGATATGCTGAAAAGGCGATTTCCTATGCTACATACCACAATATAGTGCAAGGTTACGCTGATGAAACCTTTAAGCCACAGAATCCAATTACTTATAGGGAAGTGGAAATTATAATGAGCCGGATAATCGGCAGCAATTTTAATTGGCACTATATTGCAGAGAAAATGATGTATGAAAAAAAGATTTATTCCGAGAGTAGAAATAATATGAACCATTGGATAACGAGAGCAGAATTTACATTTTTATTACACGAGCTGAATGAATGGCAGTATTAA
- the pilM gene encoding pilus assembly protein PilM produces MQEDRSGLSEIKIAVHSESLINLYSNLIKRDATSNQGTISLKTYNERTEEGGNKKTICKETIFKDEGDNFMKLISIPRKILSIDFGSKDIKIIEGKYSKNNIQVLNAITLPLEPHFYRDGVLFEKSMVTTLMNKALKENRFSTDSTHVIINSSQIITREIIIPKVNENEIAAIISFQIEDFLPIDPEEYEMNHLLIGNRVDDGIEKMEILLIAVPKKIVVAHLELIKDLGLSPLVLDFQSNAICKLVKMNTKINDTYETKGKTIASMDIGYNSTKLTIMKEDKIKVTRIIDVGVETILENISAVFDYSKEDIEKQIRQIEDISANIEEFTDYYRLLNIVRTTLMNLMEKCSMVFRYYTTRETGNAIDLILLQGGLANLNGISSLFSDYFNILTTNLSSLDKIKWNGNLGRFSNAIGGLIRFDEV; encoded by the coding sequence ATGCAGGAAGATCGTAGTGGCTTATCTGAAATAAAAATAGCAGTACATTCGGAAAGCCTTATCAATTTGTATTCCAATCTCATAAAGAGAGATGCTACTTCAAACCAAGGAACGATATCTCTAAAAACATATAATGAAAGAACTGAAGAGGGAGGAAATAAGAAAACGATCTGTAAGGAAACTATTTTTAAAGATGAAGGGGACAATTTTATGAAATTAATTTCAATACCAAGAAAGATCCTGTCTATAGATTTCGGATCCAAGGATATAAAGATTATAGAAGGAAAGTACAGCAAAAATAATATTCAAGTATTGAATGCGATTACCCTCCCTCTAGAACCGCATTTTTATAGGGATGGTGTATTATTTGAAAAGAGCATGGTAACGACTTTAATGAATAAGGCTTTAAAAGAAAACCGATTTTCTACAGACAGTACCCATGTGATTATAAACAGCTCACAGATTATCACAAGAGAAATCATCATTCCAAAGGTTAATGAAAACGAAATTGCTGCCATTATCAGCTTCCAGATAGAGGACTTTCTTCCGATTGACCCAGAGGAATATGAAATGAACCACCTTCTCATAGGGAATCGAGTGGACGATGGCATAGAAAAAATGGAAATTCTTTTGATTGCTGTGCCAAAAAAGATCGTTGTTGCTCATTTAGAATTAATCAAAGATCTTGGGCTGAGCCCCTTAGTTTTAGATTTCCAAAGCAATGCCATCTGTAAGCTAGTAAAGATGAATACCAAGATCAATGACACCTATGAAACCAAGGGTAAAACCATAGCATCGATGGATATCGGCTACAACAGTACAAAGCTTACAATCATGAAAGAGGATAAGATTAAAGTTACTAGAATTATAGATGTAGGCGTAGAGACCATATTAGAAAATATATCTGCAGTTTTTGATTACTCCAAAGAAGACATTGAAAAACAAATCAGACAAATAGAGGATATCTCTGCAAACATAGAGGAGTTTACAGATTACTATAGACTTCTAAATATTGTCCGGACAACATTAATGAATTTGATGGAGAAATGTAGTATGGTATTTCGATACTATACAACCCGTGAAACAGGGAATGCTATCGATTTAATATTGCTACAAGGTGGGTTAGCGAATTTAAATGGCATCAGCTCTTTGTTTTCAGATTATTTCAATATACTCACTACAAACCTATCTTCCTTAGATAAGATTAAGTGGAACGGAAATTTAGGTAGATTTTCCAATGCCATTGGCGGATTAATACGTTTTGATGAGGTGTAA
- a CDS encoding LysM peptidoglycan-binding domain-containing protein, whose translation MMEKLLKNKIKTRELTRNEKFLLGILGILLILLGGYRYIITPQTKTIETLKAQRLDYESKIEENNDFIRREESIQEEWNRLNKEKETLYTKYFSTLNQSEIIYLLNDIIPNQEVFTEDLSFSRPVYEEMEDFQIKNMDISLPYKGEYTGIIEIIRALKNSPQKLSLESVSIDMDSDGSLNGNMAIKVYSLDGIDGNISKPLFTDDVERKNLNEDNEDISMIPFFENKVENENRDGQDYTKSTVKPYIEETLLDFETKNIYLIPSQKLVQGNVSISKKAKSKKYALRLEYNILAVEEENRVYVDVSKNNVILKYPPNTLGIWVYAYDYSPATIGMLFRGQMGEEIYIPFTEGIGWTGWRYLEAPPHEDLKIYPLTLEKLYVEIPSGREDYGVLIMDQLEAVYTRNIDEKGNDISGEQYMFHVVEQGDTIEKISVKYYQSNRYKNEILKLNDLNEGEIISIGRILVLKKR comes from the coding sequence ATGATGGAAAAACTATTGAAAAATAAGATTAAAACCAGAGAATTAACGAGAAACGAAAAATTTCTTCTAGGGATTTTAGGTATTCTTTTAATTCTTTTAGGAGGATATCGATATATCATCACGCCACAGACCAAGACCATAGAGACTTTAAAGGCTCAACGATTAGACTATGAAAGCAAAATAGAGGAAAATAATGATTTCATTCGAAGAGAAGAAAGTATTCAAGAAGAATGGAACCGGTTAAATAAAGAAAAGGAAACGCTATATACGAAATATTTTTCTACACTGAATCAATCTGAAATTATTTATTTATTAAATGATATTATCCCGAATCAAGAAGTTTTTACGGAGGATTTGAGTTTTAGTAGACCAGTATATGAAGAAATGGAAGACTTTCAAATTAAGAACATGGATATATCTTTACCATATAAGGGAGAGTATACTGGAATTATAGAAATTATACGTGCATTGAAAAATAGCCCCCAAAAATTGTCCTTAGAAAGCGTATCCATCGATATGGATTCTGATGGAAGTCTAAATGGAAATATGGCGATCAAGGTATATAGCCTAGATGGCATCGATGGTAATATTTCTAAGCCTTTATTTACAGATGATGTTGAAAGAAAGAATTTAAATGAGGACAACGAAGATATTTCTATGATACCTTTCTTTGAGAATAAAGTTGAAAATGAAAATAGAGATGGTCAAGATTATACAAAATCCACGGTTAAACCTTATATAGAGGAAACCTTACTTGATTTTGAGACGAAAAACATTTATCTTATCCCTTCCCAAAAACTAGTGCAAGGAAATGTTTCAATCTCTAAGAAAGCCAAATCAAAAAAATACGCGCTGAGATTGGAATACAATATTCTTGCTGTTGAAGAGGAAAATAGAGTCTATGTAGATGTTTCTAAAAATAATGTAATTTTAAAATATCCGCCAAATACCTTAGGAATTTGGGTTTATGCCTACGATTATTCTCCTGCTACTATTGGTATGCTTTTTAGGGGGCAAATGGGTGAGGAAATTTATATTCCTTTTACAGAGGGCATCGGCTGGACAGGATGGCGGTATTTAGAGGCTCCTCCTCATGAAGATCTGAAAATCTATCCCCTTACTTTAGAAAAGCTATACGTAGAAATACCTAGTGGAAGAGAAGATTATGGTGTATTGATAATGGACCAGCTGGAAGCGGTATATACTCGAAACATAGATGAAAAGGGGAACGATATCAGTGGTGAACAGTATATGTTCCACGTAGTAGAACAAGGGGATACGATTGAAAAAATTAGTGTGAAATATTATCAAAGCAATCGGTATAAAAATGAAATATTGAAGCTAAACGATTTAAATGAAGGAGAAATAATATCGATCGGAAGAATTCTTGTACTGAAAAAGAGATAA
- a CDS encoding type II secretion system protein codes for MFDVMKKKKKRKGFTLVELVVVIAILGILATIAIPKFSSSRKTAAVAAHNANVRIIKSVAVMYLADNPSATSIDMTEFAKRFDGEMPKASFDAAGEDAPNTEFTVTITNGDIKVEPGEMKIENGEVKPVTP; via the coding sequence AAGAAAAAAAAGAAAAGAAAAGGATTTACCTTGGTAGAGCTTGTGGTGGTAATTGCAATTCTAGGTATCTTAGCAACCATTGCCATACCGAAATTTAGTTCATCAAGAAAGACTGCAGCCGTAGCAGCACATAATGCCAATGTACGAATTATTAAGTCTGTGGCAGTGATGTATTTAGCAGATAATCCAAGTGCAACTTCGATTGATATGACTGAATTTGCAAAGAGGTTTGATGGAGAGATGCCCAAAGCAAGTTTCGATGCAGCTGGTGAGGATGCACCGAATACCGAGTTTACAGTAACTATAACAAATGGAGATATTAAAGTAGAGCCTGGTGAAATGAAAATAGAGAATGGAGAAGTTAAACCAGTTACACCTTAA
- a CDS encoding prepilin peptidase — protein sequence MKTVIFLYGLLIGSFLNVCIYRIPREESIVFPSSHCFSCGTNLKWYDLVPVLSYMVQKGKCRYCGEKFSSQYPIIELFNGVLYLLIYIKFDFTLEFFFYCILFSILMVVALIDLKHMIIPDVLILCIFILSILYKIAAYVLWMEPFNIVQSIGGLILSGLFFVLIIFLSKGGMGEGDVTLISSLGFILGIKDIFLTIFLSFVVGAIISVFLLITKIKGRKDPIPFGPFIIFSFFMVVFWGNQLVQWYLNNFY from the coding sequence ATGAAAACAGTTATTTTCCTTTATGGACTTTTAATCGGTTCTTTTTTAAACGTATGTATCTACAGAATACCACGGGAGGAAAGTATTGTTTTTCCCTCTTCCCATTGTTTTAGTTGTGGTACGAATTTAAAATGGTACGATTTAGTACCGGTACTTAGTTATATGGTTCAAAAAGGAAAATGTAGATATTGCGGGGAGAAATTTTCCTCGCAATATCCAATTATAGAGCTATTCAATGGAGTTCTTTACCTTTTGATCTATATAAAATTTGACTTTACCTTAGAATTTTTCTTTTACTGTATTTTATTTTCTATTCTCATGGTAGTTGCATTGATTGATTTAAAGCATATGATTATACCAGATGTTCTAATTCTATGTATTTTTATTTTAAGTATCCTTTATAAAATTGCTGCCTATGTGCTGTGGATGGAGCCTTTCAACATTGTTCAAAGTATAGGTGGGCTGATACTCAGTGGACTATTCTTTGTGCTTATTATTTTCCTATCGAAGGGTGGTATGGGAGAAGGCGATGTAACGCTGATATCTTCTTTGGGATTTATTCTTGGGATTAAAGACATATTTCTAACAATATTTCTGTCCTTCGTAGTCGGTGCAATTATTTCTGTTTTTTTATTGATTACGAAAATAAAGGGAAGAAAGGATCCTATTCCTTTCGGACCGTTTATCATATTTAGTTTTTTTATGGTAGTATTCTGGGGAAACCAGCTTGTACAGTGGTATCTCAACAATTTTTATTAG
- a CDS encoding PilN domain-containing protein, with protein sequence MGDLNFFQHYIEKNELKIDKKIIYIAISISICFFLICYGIYNQVMIMKEIKAVENLKKTAEDMNILKRIEEIKSKENEVSNLKKIMGKAATLDETIEKRDISDEDILNKIYHSIPENLYLTSLSINSSEVNITGLAKDKLSIAKFQSGLMAVDNYEDSFISHISIKEGYYDFTLNVTMKGVSDDGKTIEK encoded by the coding sequence ATGGGGGACTTAAACTTTTTTCAACATTATATAGAAAAAAACGAATTAAAAATTGATAAAAAAATAATATACATTGCCATATCAATTTCCATATGCTTCTTTTTAATTTGCTATGGTATATATAACCAAGTAATGATTATGAAGGAGATTAAAGCAGTTGAAAACCTAAAGAAAACAGCTGAAGATATGAATATATTAAAACGGATAGAAGAAATCAAAAGTAAAGAGAATGAAGTTAGTAATTTGAAAAAAATTATGGGTAAAGCTGCTACCTTGGATGAAACTATAGAAAAAAGGGATATATCCGATGAAGACATCCTCAATAAAATTTATCATAGTATTCCAGAAAATTTATACCTTACATCTTTAAGTATCAATAGCTCAGAGGTTAACATAACTGGCTTAGCAAAAGACAAGCTGTCTATTGCCAAATTCCAGAGTGGATTAATGGCGGTCGACAATTATGAAGATAGCTTTATTTCTCACATATCCATAAAGGAAGGCTACTACGATTTTACTTTAAATGTCACAATGAAGGGTGTGAGTGATGATGGAAAAACTATTGAAAAATAA